The Pithys albifrons albifrons isolate INPA30051 chromosome 1, PitAlb_v1, whole genome shotgun sequence genome contains the following window.
ctgtgccacctgcagcCCACGTCCTGCTGGCCATTGcacacagaatcatggaaccccagactgggttgggttggggaGACCTTAAatctcatccagtgccacccctgccatggcagggacacctcccaccagcccaggctgctccaagccctgtccagcctgccctgggacactcccagggatggggcagccacagctgctttgGCAGCCAGAGAACATCTCCAGCAGTTGCATTGGTgccacagggcagtgccagctgacAGAAGGGATAAACATGAGTTTAAACTCCCTGCAAAAGGCTCCCAAGGCCTTCTAAGTTTGAAGATCAGTGAGCTGTGGAGACATTTAAAGGAAACCTGCCCTGTTGGGCCAGCCCAGAGGCTGTTTCAGCAGTGGGGCagtggctgggaaggagctcccagtcaggcagacacagccccaaAGGTGCCTCCGAGGATGGCAGAGGGAGCctggccagggcagcaggaacatTCACTCTGGGCACTGTGAGACTGGGCAAAACCCAAAGGCAGGACAGCCCAGACAGTCcaagccctgggctctgcctggggctTCTACCAGGGGTCCATCCACCTTGACCTTTTTTATCAGAAAGAGTTCACTTTAAGTCCATTTTAAAATCacttctttctgtcctggaggCAGTGGCCTGGCTGGCAGGtcctgggagctggagctgggattgtCTGCTGAGGGGGCAGTCTGGGGAACCAGTGAGGGAGGGGAAATGTTCATCCCAGTGTGCTGGGCAGAGGCAATTCCTGTGGCTTTTTACCTGTTCAGAGTCCAAGGGAGATCTCCCCTCTCCCAGTGCACCCCCAGCAACACCTGCAGCTCATTCCTGATGGTCCCCAGAAAGAAAACTGGGGGTTCTTTTGCTGTCTGCCTGGCCTGGATTTTCTATGCTCAGGACTCTGCCCCCAGGCACAtgccaggcagctgctccctTTGGTGTGGGGGGAAGATGTCCTAAgttgtagaatcacagaatcacagaatcatggaatggcttgTGCTGGGCAGGAACTGCAGGATCACCTCACTGCAGTCCCCCAGTgaaaccttccactagatcaggttgctcaagtCTTGCTTGATGTCTTGGCCACACACTTGCTGCGTTCCATGGACAAGAACCTTCCTTTTTCAGAGACAAACTGTCCCAATGATGTCCAAAGGCAGCTCTAGTGATGGCCTTTCTGCTCAAGCAGAGTTTATTGTCCCTGATTGCAGCAGGAGTGGCCCGTGCCAAGCTTTACAGAGCCCTTATCAGCAGCAGTGGCATCTGTGCCCGGGCTCTGGAGCCAGGCCAGCCCCCACTCCTCTCCAGAACATGCAGTCCCTGGTGTGTAAAGCCAGCAGGTCTCGAGGGTGTCCTTGGTACCACTTcaaaatcccagactggtttggggtgggagggaccccaaagcccacccagtgccacccctgccatgggctccctctgccctgcctggctgcctatgcccagcctggccccctctgcccagcctggccccctctgcccagcctgcctccctctgcccagcctggccccctctgcccagcctggctgcccccCTGGACCATCATGCTCTCACCCACCAGAGCCCACcatgcccctcctgcccctccctcccACGTCACTGGTGGCCACAGAGATGCAGAACACAAAGAACTCCAGAAAATGTGGGTTTTATTGGATGTTACAGACACAGCTGCCTCTCGAGGGTTCAGTGGTATTTGTGGGCCAAGGCATGGGCCACCACACCCACCAACTTCTGCCAGGTGGCCTGGCAGGAGGGAGTGAAGTCCTTGCCAAAGTGGGCGGCCAGGACGATGATCAGGATGTcacccaggagctgcagagggggaggaaagagggaaacCAGGTCAGGATGGTGCTGGGCACCCCTCCATCCTGCACAGCACCCCaggcccaggggctgcagggacccccccagggctcctgggagctgcaggggaaggTCTGAGTCCTCTGAGCAGGACAATAGCCCTGTGCTGGCCAAGGGCACCCTtatccacctgctctggctctggctctgcttcCTCTCACACCTGCATTTTCCAGCCTCTGGATTTTATTTCCAGCTAttttctgtccctttttttttcctgttgtgaaCCCCCACACCTGCTTGAGCAGAGGGTCAGTGCGAGGTCCATCCCCACAGTCAGGCTTAGACAGAGGCTGAGGCAGATCCCACCAGCCCCATCCAGCTCCCcaggcccttccagcctgatcTGCTCCCTCTTCTCACCCTCAGCACCTtcccccctctgtgccctgacCTCTGGCTTcactcccctcctgctgccccctcctCTGCCGACTCTTTCCCCCACTCAgacctctcctctctctccaatCCCAGTCTCCATCTCTTTCCATCAGtgtccagccccagcccatcTCCCCTTTGCTCTACCCTCTCCCCCTGTCAGCCCTGGAAATGGGGAGATGAAATGATCCCCAACCAAGTGGTTCCCATCCATGGGGCCAGGAGGTGCCAGAGGGACTTCCCTCCATGCTCTCCACCCTCAGCCCTCCTCAGCCTCCCAAcatccttctccttttcccaaGCCATGCCTGCACAAGTCCCCAGGCTTTCAGACCATCTCCTGTGTGCATCCCCAAATTTGTTCTCACAGCCTGGTATTTCCCTGCATTACCAAATGTCCAACCTTCCCCTGTCCCCCAGTTCCCACCCCAGCCAGCCCCTTCTTGTTTGGTAACTAAACTGTAAGGTGTTTATGGCTGTTTGAAGCCCCCCAGGTGCTGAAATGCTCTGAGAAAGGAGGGACAGGGGGTCAAGGCCCAAGCACAGCTCACCCTGAAGTTCTCGGGGTCCACGTGCAGTTTGTCACAGTGCAGCTCTGACAGCTTGGAGTAGGTGGCCTTGAGGTTGTCCAGGTTCTTGATGGCCTCCCCGAAGGAGGTGAGCACCTTCTTGCCATGGGCACGGACCTTGGGGTTGCCAATGATGGCCGTGGGGCTGGAGAGGTTCCCAAAGTTGTCAAAGAATCTCTGGGTCCAGGGGTAGACGATCAGCAGCCTGGGGAGAGACACGAGCAGAAAGACAGACAGATCAGCACTCCTGTGACTGGAGTGGTTCTTTCCAGGTTCCTGGCACTGGACATACCTGGCCAGGGCCTCGGCCCCACATTCCTCCACGTTGACCTTGCCCCAGACGCTGCTGATGAGCTGCTTCTCCTCGGCTGTCCAGTGCACCATGGTGGCGGCttggctgggctgcaggaggacacAGAGCCTGTGGCTGAGCCCAGACCCCGCAGGGCCTTTTattccctgcccacagcccctccctggcTGGCCCAAGGGGCCACTGGCTGGACAGGAGGGGTCCGGGGGGGCATTGGCTGTCCGGGCAGGGGTCAGTCTGCAACAAGGTGTGGCCTTCGAGGAAAGAGCCCTGAGAGTCTCTTAACAGGCCTGCTCAGGACACAGGACCCTCTTATCTCCCCCTGCTTGcccctgtggctctgctgaCCACAGGCATGGACATGTcaccctgtccccacagcagggacacctcagagATGTGCTTTGGAAtcctggaatgctttgggttgaaagggacattaaagctcatctcattccaccccctgccatggcagggacacctcccaccagcccagactgctccaagccctgtccagcctggcctgggacactcccagggatggtgtTAGTGAAGCAGAGGTCACCTCCTCAGCTCCAGGTTTCCAGGACACCCGTGTGGGATGTCAGGGTGGGCAGTGTCTGGGAACAGGCTCCTCTGCTCTTGCCATCTGTGCCTCGTGTTAGCCCTTCATGGCCTCTCCCTGCTGGGATTGAAAGTCTTGCCCAAACACAGCAGGACCTGCCATGCCACAGCCAGACCAGCAACACCCATTTCTACCAGTTCAGGCTCTGCCCAAAGGCTGTTGTTGGGCCCTGGGTGTCACCTGCTCAGGTGTTTCCTGGTTTCCAGCCTTCAGGGGAAGCTGTGCCCTCATGCTCAGAAAGCAAGGCCAGGATGAATGAGGTGTGTGACATCCATGgaccctggaagtgtccaaggccagttgGACAGGGccttggtctagtggaaggtgtccctgcccatggctgggggtgaaactggatgatcttgaaggtcccttcccacccaaaccattctggattCTGTGCTCTCACTGGGGCCACACTGGCACAAGCCAATCCCTCTGATCCAGTTGTGGCATTCTCATCCATAGTCACCTTTTAGCTCTTCACCACAGGGTCCAATGGGGCATTATccatttttttacatttcctgagCCTGGGAGAGGCCCCCAGGCCCCCCCAGCAGCCAAGGAGCCCCCGGTGTGCTCTGATAACAGGGtgggagcagaggctgctcGGGGCAGATAAAGGTATCGAGCAGGGGGCCAgggctgcctccagctcctcaccCCCAGAGCAGAGACACGACACACCCTCGGCTTTAAGGAGACCTGAAGACTTCAAACATTGTCCAATTTCATACTATAGATCTCCAGAGAGTGGAAGGGAAGATGTGCAAGCCTCGATGCACAGGCTGATATTCCCATCACgagggccgggcagggctgagcagctgcagctcaccCAGCTGGGGGGACAATAAACAGCCCTGGTGGCCCCTGCAGTTAttgcctccctgcagcctcAATTGCCTGGCTCTGAAATGACCCCCACATCTGGGGTCCTTTGAGCAGTGCCCTCCCCTCATCTGTGATGGGAGGTTGATTTTCAGCTCTGCAAGGCTGAACTTTAAATGGGAAGAGATAATGATGCTCCTCTGCTGCATCTGaaccagcaggaaaagctgagggagggagagcaggagagtgaaggcaggatgggcaggacaACATCAAacacaggagctggaggagagtGTTAATGGCAGcttgaatattatttttaaatgtggttAATAAAAGCTGATATTCTGGattctgcagaaaacagagaTGTGGCTTGTGGTGAGAAACATCCAGGCCTTACCCCACACTGACCCACCAGGGTCTGGTTGTGCTGGTGAGGGAGGAGGGTGACTTTCCATGGGGTGGTTAATGatgagggaaaggggaagggggaaaggagaggaaaggggaggaaaagaggcTGAATTGTTTCCAAGATAAGCCCATTTGGTGCTGCTCTCCCGTATTGATCCCTTTAATGGCTGGTTTTATCCCCACAGCAAGTCTTTAACCTCTCTAAATCCCATCAGATGGGCTCAATAGAAAAGGAGTAACAGCAGATGAATCAGCCAGTTAATCGGATTAGGGTCATATCAGAAGCTTGTGGTTTCTGCATGGGAAGAATCTGTCATGGCAACAGCCTTTTACAGCCACTCTGGGCTGTCAGTGCgtgcccagccccaccagtCCTGCCCCACTGGCCCCACTCTGGGCTGTCAGTGCATGCCCAGCCCCACCAGTCCTGACCCACTGGCCCCACTCTGGGCTGTCAGTGCgtgcccagccccaccagtCCTGCCCCACTGGCCCCACTCTGGGCTGTCAGTGCgtgcccagccccaccagtCCTGACCCACTGGCCCCACTCTGGGCTGTCAGTGCATGCCCAGCCCCACCAGTCCTGCCCCACTGGCCCCACTCTGGGCTGTCAGTGCgtgcccagccccaccagtCCTGCCCCACTGGCCCCACTCTGGGCTGTCAGTGCgtgcccagccccaccagtCCTGCCCCACTGGCCCCACTCTGGGCTGTCAGTGCgtgcccagccccaccagtCCTGCCCCACTGGCCCCACTCTGGGCTGTCAGTGCgtgcccagccccaccagtCCTGCCCCACTGGCCCCACTCTGGGCTGTcagtgtgtgtgcccagccccaccagtCCTGCCCCACTGGCCCCACTCTGGGCTGTcagtgtgtgtgcccagccccaccagtCCTGCCCCACTGGCCCCACTCTGGGCTGTcagtgtgtgtgcccagccccaccagtCCTGCCCCACTGACCCCACTCTGGGCTGTCAGTGCgtgcccagccccaccagtCCTGCCCCACTGGCCCATTTGGCTGTGGCCAGTCTCGAACTGGTGCCTTGGGTTAACctgaagggcagagctggtttCCCAGCACCACGTTGCTAACGCAGACCCCCAGGAACAAGGGGCTCCAGAGTGGTGCTTGGGGCAACAGGGGATATCAGGAACCCCTGGAAAAACTGGAGAGGGGCTTTGAACAAGCACCTgggaacaggacaaggggaaaggGCTTCcagctgccagagggcaggttaAGTGGGATACTgggcaggaattgctggctgggagggtgggcaggccctggcacaggttgggcagagcagctgtgggtgccccatccctgggagtgtcccaggccaggctggacagggcttggagcaccctgggatagtggaagatggtggtggcactggatgagctttaaggtcccttccaaccccagccatTCTGGTATTCCATGAAGCCCAAACTGGGAAGCAGAGCAAAGACAGATGCTCACAGGCTGCAGTGACACTGCTGGGACTGGGGGCTGGATGGAGCACAAATGCACCAAGGACCTcctgggggacagcaggagaCCCTGACCCTGATCATGTGTCCCTGTATCCCTGCtaagggacccaccaggacaTGCTCAGCCCTGCAGTCAGTGCTGTGGGCTCTGGAGGTTCAGGGATGGGTGGGGTGAAGGGATGAGAGGCACAGGGTCAGACAGGAGAGCCAGGGTATCCAGGGAAAAGCTGAAGTTTAATTAAACAACTTCTGAGTTATCCCTCCACAAAAAGCACTCAGGCAAACCCGGCCAGGAATAGGCAAAAGCCGATTTTTCCTTCCAGACAAGCTGCCCCAGGACAGGCTCTCTGCAGACAGGGGTTCCCCCAGGCTTTGCTCTCCCCATCACTGGGGTTCCATCTCCTCGGGCACCTGCCGGGAGGGGCCAGCCTGCGGCTCCCACCGGCTCCTCCGCCCCGGGCTGCAAAGGAGCCCACGCGAGCCCCGTCCCACACGAGGGGACACCGGAGGGGACAACGCGAGGGAGGGACAGAGTCGGGGGTGAAGGAAGGGGAGGGCGAGAGCAACTGGCTTGAGGGAGCCAAATAGGGATCTCTGGCCGTGCCCAGCTGGGAAACAGCGTCACAGCTCCGCATTTGCAGACGCTGGAGCTGCCCCGGCTCCCTCCGCAGCGCTCGGCTGGGGCCGCGTTCCCGGCAGGATCCCGGGCCATCAGCCTGGCCGGGCTGGCTGCGACCCCCGCCCTGGCTGAGACCCCCGCCCTGGCTGAGACCCCCGCCCTGGTTGGGACCCCCGCCCTGGCTGAGACCCCCGCCCTGGCTGAGACCCCCGCCCTGGCCGCGACCCCCGTCCTGCCTGCGACCCCCGCCCTGGCTGCGCCCCCCGCCCTGGCTGAGACCCTCGCCCTGGCTGAGACCCCCGCCCTGGTTGGGACCCCCGCCCTGGCTGAGACCCTCGCCCTGGCTGAGGCCCCCGCCCTGGCTGAGACCCTCGCCCTGGCTGAGACCCCCGCCCTGCCTGCGACCCCCGCCCCGGCTGAGACCCCCGCTCTGGTTGGGACCCCCGCCCTGGCCGCGACCCCCGTCCTGCCTGCGACCCCCGCCCTGCCTGAGATCCCCGCCCTGCCTGAGACCCCCGCCCTGCCCCAGCGCAGCCGCCCCTGTATCGCccgcgggcagcgctgcccacCCCCGCCCTGCCAGCCCGTCGCGATACCCCCGCCCCGGTCGCCCCTCCGCGATAGCCCTTCGGCACCCTCCTGCAGCCCGAGATAAAGGCCGGCGCCCCGcggggctgcaggtgggacagACACGCTGTTTGCTGCCCCGGCTCAGGGGAAATGGGGTGGGGTTAGAGGGGCTgagtccagccctgctgccccaggcacaCGGACAGACCTATGGACAGACCCACGGACAGACCCCCCTCCTCACATCCAGCCACACCAGTGTGCAGCCCTGGCATGGAAACAGGGAAGCCCAGACTGGTCTGCGTTGAGTGGGACCTCaaaacccacccagtgccacccctgccatggcagggacacctcccaccagcccaggctgctccaagccctgtccagcctggcctgggacactcccagggatggggcagccacagctgctctgcccaccctgtgccagggcctgcccaccctcccaggttCCTCCTTTTAGTCTGTACAAAATACATGTGCAGAAAAGAGAATTATGAGACActgggggcagcagagcttccCTGCAATTCCACATCACTGAGGACTCACCAGCAAGGGTTCTTCTAAcctcagggtcagggttagcACTTCCCTCAAGGAACATccctcccaatatcccatcaTCTCAGGCAGgtggaagccattcccttgtcctgcccctccatccctcgctccaggtccctctccagctctcttggagcccccttaggcactggaaggggctctcaggtctccctggagcttctctTCTCCGGTCCATGGGGAACACTGAGTTTTCCTGTCACGGTTTTCTCTCAGGGCAGGTGACAGCCGTTTCAGGACAGGGTTCAGGGTCTCTGCCATCACTGCCTGGTGCCCAAGGCAGCATTCACAGCAGGGCAAACACTCTGACCAGGAGGATGGGAGCAGACTGTCATCACTGagcccttccctctgctgctccagccatgTGGCTGCTCTGGCCCCCTCCCCACTGAGGGACCCCAGGGGTCCCTGGGCAGACTgagctgtcctgctgcaggaaaagcaCCTGGGAGAGGCTGGATTGCTCTGGCAGCCCAGAGTGGAGAGCAGGTAACCCTCAGGCAGGCAAACCCCAGAGAGCTCACAGTAAGGGCACAAGGCCTTGCTTTCCCCCCAACAAGGCTCCAGTATCCTTGTTCCCAGGCATAGGTTGGCTCTGAGGGTCCCTGCCAGTCCTCCCAGCACCACAcctgctgcaggctgagctggctctgcctgtcactgctctgcagaTTCCCATAACCACAGAGCCCCCTGAagcccccccagcactgcctgggaaCCACGAGAGCTGTCCCAGACCTCACAGTCTGGGGCACTTGTTAACAAACAATTTCCTGTATTCAAGGACAGCTCTGGTGGGACCAAGAGCTTTGCTGAGCTCAGGCAAGGACTTTCCTTGCCCTGCTCATGGCCTGGGACCTGCAGGAACACATTCTATGGGTCATGTTCTGCCTTTCCAGCCTTTCTAGCTGGCAATGGacctgttcctgtgctggggctggtttAGGAGGGCAGACCTGACCTGCCTACAGACCTGACCCCAACTGGCACCAGCCACTACTTCAAGCAGCAGAGGTGGCTCTGGAATTGGGGTGGCACCTGGGGCAGACCctctgcaggggctgagcagctgcctgggggcTCCCTGCACCCCACACCCCTCAGATgggagagcagcccctgccccaagCGAGGCACCAAACCCCACCTTTGGGGCAGCCCTTGGCAAAGCCTCTCCCGGCCTGGGCAGAGACCCTGAGGTTTGGGCCAGCACCTCCGTGGGTGAATCAGGGACTGGCCTGAAGTTTGTCACTCGTTTTGCTCAGCTCTGTCCAGCACcaaggacagggcagggtgagggaaCCCCAAATAACAGCAtgtctgtggggctgagctgggcaggggtcAGGGCACACCCCCCCAGACCCTCTTATACCCCATCTCAGGACTTGGGTTTGAGGGTCTTCTTCAGACACCCAGGAAGAAACAGAGCTCTGAgaccagggctgggggcagggtTAGATTTAGGAGGTCTCACTCCCATGTCCAGAACTCAAGCCCATTCTCTGCTGTGGGATGTTGGGTCAGGGTCAGATTAGttttaggtttagggttagagttaAGAGGTCTCAATTCCATGCCTGAGACTCAAACCCCTTCTCTGAAGTGGGATGTTTAGGGGCTCTCCCATCACAAGTGCCATGTGATGAGTTTGCACtgggcacccagggcaggggcagggtaAGGATTAGGATGAGGGTCAGTGTTAGGGACTCTCACTCCCACGTCCAGGACTCCAGCCCCTTCTCTGCAGTGGGATGTTGGGCCGGGGTTAGGATCAGGGAAAGGGTGAGGATCAGGGTCAGGATTTGGGTTAGGAtcaggattagggttagggtcagcATTAGGATAAAGACCAGGGTTACAGGGTGTCATTCCCAGTTCCAGTTCTCAAGTCAGTCTCTGCAGTGGGATGTTGGGTCAGGGTTAGGATCAGGGTCAGGATTTGGGTTAGGGTCAGGATCAGGATAAAGATCGGGGTTACAGGGTGTCATTCCCAGTTCCAGGGCTCAAGCCggtccctgcagtgggatgttTACGGGCTGTCCCGTCACTAATTGGGTGTGATGAGCTTGCAGAGCCGCGGGCAGTGCTGAGTCACGGTGCGGTCCCGGCCCCACcgcggggctgggctggggcgaTAACTGGGAAGGCACAAACAGGAGCCCGGGGGGCAGTGATAAGGCAcccctggccctggggctgtgccccttTCTGCTGTGTCAGGCTTTGACTCAGCAAATATTCCTGCTGAGGCAGAGCGGCAGCCTGCGGGAGCACTGCCAGCTCTCCTTGTTGATTATTTATTGCCCTCAACAGAGCTGAGAGGGCAGCCCTGGATCAcccagcaggggctgctccccacTGGGGCAGTGAGGGGTTCAGGGAGCCCCTCCATCTGTGGGGCAGAGCCCGTGGCAGGCTCAGGACACTGATATTCCCAAGGGAACGGTGGGACACGTCCCAGTATCCAGCCCCTCTTCTCCAACCCTCCCCTTGCCTTGTTGCCAGTCCCAGGGATGTGAGCGGGCGAAGTGTGGCAGCTGCCATGGAAACCTTCCCTGTTTCCGCAGGAGAGGGAAGCTCACACCTTGTTCCTCTCCCACAGAACAGCTCCCAGGGGGTCCATTCTCCCTGgcatcccctgccctggccacaggcagagccccctgtgggaaactgaggcacaaagcAGAGTGGCTACTCTCCCAAAGTGCCATGAAatgctcagggcaggaggatcCCCCCTCCTGATgggccccttccagctcagcacattctgtgagTCTCTGTTTGCtgtcccatgctctgctcctACCCCGGGGACACAACAAGAGATAATCTTCcttacaataaataaaattctttaaaattattagaattcTACAATTAGAATCTTAGAATCGTGGAATCCCAGAATTTGGAaaggaagggaccttaaaacccaTTCAGTgccatccccctgccatgggcagagacacttttccctagaccaggtttctccaagccccatccaccCTGGCCTTAGCCAGACTTTCATGCACATTCTGGCTGGATATTGATGCCTGGCCAGCTTGGGACTGGGGGTGTATTGGCCTCTCCACAACTGAGCCCAATGTCAGagggtgggcactgagctgcccgtgctctgggcaacctcctGCTGTGCTCCAAACCTGGCCTCTCCCACTGGGATTCAG
Protein-coding sequences here:
- the LOC139677668 gene encoding hemoglobin subunit rho; the protein is MVHWTAEEKQLISSVWGKVNVEECGAEALARLLIVYPWTQRFFDNFGNLSSPTAIIGNPKVRAHGKKVLTSFGEAIKNLDNLKATYSKLSELHCDKLHVDPENFRLLGDILIIVLAAHFGKDFTPSCQATWQKLVGVVAHALAHKYH